The nucleotide sequence TCGGTATTGGATTGATAAGCTATCAAGTAAAGATTTGACCTTGGAGGATATAAACGAATTTGTGAACTGGTTTTTGAGCGGTGTTAAGGATGGTACGTTTAGAAAAGATGATCTTGCGGATGGAGGCACTATCGCTGCTTATAGAGTGGCTAAGGTTGCTGTTAGTGCTTTGACAATACTGCAGCAGAAGAAGTTGGATTCAAGAAACATCTCTGTGAATTCTATGCATCCTGGGTTGGTTAAAACTGACATGACGCAAGGGAAGGGAGTGTTTACTGCAGATGAAGCTGCAGAAACACCTGTGTACTTAGTATTAGATGCACCACAGACCGTAAAGGGTTCCTATATCTGGTTTGACAAGAAAATCTTGAATTGGTATGATTATAAGGCGGATTATTACTTCAAGGTTGAATCTTTTTTTAAGCATTTTGGTGCCGTTGGACCGGTGTTATTGTTTCTAGTCAAGATACCGGAGTGGTGCCGCCATTTGTTTATGTTAGTTTTTACGATCTTCTTTGTTTACCTTATTTGTTGGTTGTTCTAATTTGTATTGAATAAGTACTTTACTTTGTGATTTTTTGGAAGTGGGTAGATAGCTTATGTATGAATTGTATTatctaagtatttatttgtgcTGGGAACGGACTCATAATAAGTGACTTTGTCGTAACGGTAGTTATTGGGTTGGGACAATGATTTTCTAAACGGACTTAGTGTTAATTCAAGGCCGAAAAACATAAAGTGTTCTATTAGTTTGCTGGCCTTTGTAGAGTTAAATGTCGCAACGACGTAGGACAGTGTCAATGTCAACGCAGgaacagtcaagggcaaagatatcgacttgggcaaaattgcaaaaatatgtatacacagccttaatgttaagtgcataatcTTTGCCCTTGAGTGGACAATGTCAGACAGATACTTGATTCCACATAATTGTTATGGTCGTCTGCTAAGCAAACTGATGAATCCACGTATGAATGTGATTTGTTTAAGAAATCAAACAACTTGACATTTTTACTTACAGCTTCTCGGTCTTAAGTCATTTAATAGGTAATAATGTTATAGTACAGCACCATATACAGaatctttatttatagtaaacaAGCATAGGTAAAAATACAACGTTATGCTTTTTCGTACATTTATAACAATTGTTCAAACCgagaattaattattaattaatttgtgaataatcacgttaaataaaattttacaatggCATGTTATGTAGTTATTATTTCAGTTGTGATAATTGGTGTAGTGTGGTTAAATTactatgcaatacaatacaaatgttCTATATCAACATGCAAAATATAACAAATCATAGTGTTTTGAGCCAACACGTATTATATGCATTTTTTATCGACATACTACTTCAATAGTTTGCCTTTGATTTTAGAAAATCATCTAATCATATCATGTGATAAAAagtacagacgaattgagaaacATAATCCAAGATTTTTCttaaacgtaaataaataacatacatTTCTTAGGGATAACCTCGTCAATTGTATTTCCTCTTTAGTAGTTAGTAGTAGTTAACTTACAACcctttatttttactaattatttcGGTGGTTCAAAAGAATGGTGTAACTTCTTCAGATTTAGGATGTTTTAATCAAGAACACGATATACCTACCGGACAAATTACTGAAATTTTACATAGTACCTAATTTTCGCTTCCGGTTGTCATGGGGTCTTTGCACaatgaatacaatacaatgactctttattgtacacttgAACCAACTGAATTGTGACCTAGTatagaaccttttcatagtAAAAGTCACAGAGACATCGCAagagaatttattatgacacttactgttacagcgttctacggtgggtcaagAATGAAATGGTTCGactataataattatctacATGACTCACGAACTGATACATAAATATACTGAACTTATGCATatgcaaataaaattaagaaataaataatagatttaattgtaagtaggtaaacaAGAAATGGACGAGAAGGAGatgaacggatgacctggttaaagtcgcgggttcacggtggatgcaagccgcttccaaccgaggcaactggaggtctatgggggagacctatgtccaacagtggacgtcctatgactgatatgatgatgatgaaacaagaataaataaattacagcaAACAGTAAGTAAATACAAGGGAGAAATAACTTGTTCAAAACTTCAGGCAGTACTCAAAGTGCTGGTTTAGTGAAGggatttttggagcgtcaaTAAGTAACTAAATACTACACTAGTCTAAACGCTGCAAAAAATATCATGTGTTTCATTACATAGCAGAAACcattaagcagcgtttccaccagagatatgcgaggatgtgaTGCGATGAATATGtgtttcactaaccaatagaaatgcttcattaacctcgcctcgctccgctcagctgtttccaccggagatttgctgtgcgaggatgtgtaaatgaagcgtttctattggttagtgagaaacacatccctcgcaatacatactcgcacattattggtggaagtGCTGCTTTAGATTAGACGTTTAGCTTTGTCCCCAGTTTGTGGTCGGttccatttattatttttttgaagtcggttttacttttttgttaaaaaaaatctttatttctcactttttagtgatttgtagccaaagtacatctcacaacgattccatgaagcccaaacacggcttagttacgttgttttataacagagttctgttgcctaccttccggcttcagcatcagatcagttcgaaaaaataattaacttaaatctccttcttagtcgcttatctaggtatattaatcatgatcgttt is from Choristoneura fumiferana chromosome 3, NRCan_CFum_1, whole genome shotgun sequence and encodes:
- the LOC141426296 gene encoding carbonyl reductase [NADPH] 1-like; its protein translation is MKVAVVTGANKGIGFAIVKGLCKKFNGTVYLTSRDPARGAEAIAALKKLGLNPEYHQLDISDRSSITKFRDCIKEKHGGLDIIINNAAVSGAGMRTTYEDSKRVIDIDFRSLLIIEELIYPLVRDNGRILNISSDCGHLSNIRNRYWIDKLSSKDLTLEDINEFVNWFLSGVKDGTFRKDDLADGGTIAAYRVAKVAVSALTILQQKKLDSRNISVNSMHPGLVKTDMTQGKGVFTADEAAETPVYLVLDAPQTVKGSYIWFDKKILNWYDYKADYYFKVESFFKHFGAVGPVLLFLVKIPEWCRHLFMLVFTIFFVYLICWLF